CGACCTGGAGGGCCAGCTCACGGGTGGGGGTGAGGATGAGGGCGCGGGGCGCCCGCCCACGTTGGCGGCTGGCCTCGAGCCTATGGGCGATAGGTAGGGCAAAGGCCAGGGTCTTCCCAGTGCCCGTACGGGCCTGGCCCAACACGTCTCTACCCTCCAAGGCCAGAGGAATAGCCTGCGCCTGAATGGCGGTGGGGGTGGTGAAACCTTTGGCCTCGAGGGCCGAGAGCACCTCGGGCCGCAACGCAAAATCTTTGAACTCCATGCAAGTCCTCCAGGGCTTTACCGCTACCCCGAAAGAACGCGCGCACGCTAACCCTAAGCGGGGAATTCACGGTTTTCAGCCCATCAGTGCACGTTAGCGCACCAATCCCCGTCCGAAAACCCGCTGGTTTTGTAAGGGGATGTTCTGCCCGGCGGCAAAACTTCTCCAGTATGACCGATGTCGACAGGAAATTCAAGACCTAAAGGACGAAGCCCAGGGGGATCACCCGCACCTTTTGCCCCACCTCTGCGCCGACCCCGGCCTCGAGCACCACCAGGGCGTTCCCCAGCGCCATCGAACGCAGCACGCCGCTGGATTGGTTGCCGGTGGTGTGGACCCGCAAACCCTCCGGCCCCCAGGAGAGCACCCCGCGCCGGTAGGCGACCTTGCTGGGGTGGGGGCTAAAGGGGGTGGCCGCGACCGCCTCGAGCAGGCTGTAGGGCGCATCATTGCGGGAGAGGGTCTTGAACAGGTAAGGCCGCGCGAACAGAAAGAAGGTGACCATGCTCGAGACCGGATTGCCCGGTAGGGCGAAGATGGGCAGGTCGTTCCACTGGGCAAACAGCAGCGGCCCGCCGGGTTGCAACCGGACTTTCCAGAAGTGGATCCGCCCCTCGCGCTCGAGGAGCTGCCGCACGATGTCGTACTGGCCCATCGAGACCCCACCGGTAGTGAGCAGGAGATCGAGCCCACCGACTCCCTCCAGCTTTTCCCGCAACCGCTCGGGCTGGTCGGGGATCTTGCCCATCAGCACCGGCTCGCCTCCGGCCTCGCTGACCAGCGCGGCGAGCGAGTAGTTGTTGGCGTTGTAGACCCCGCCGTAGGGCAGGGGCTGGCCCGGCTCCACCACCTCGTCCCCGGTGGTGAGGATGCCCACCCTGGGGCGGGCGAACACCGCAACCCTGGGATATCCCATCGCCGCACATAACCCCAGCCGTCCCGGGGTGAGGAGGTCGCCCTTGTTCAGCAGCACCTCGCCCGCCCGGAAGTCGTCACCCTTGGGGCGGATATCGCCCGGGTTGGCAGGCCTGAAAAACAGCACCGTGTCCCCCTCGCGCCGGGTGTCCTCCACCCGCAAAACGGCGTCGGCCCCTTTGGGAATGGGGGCTCCGGTGAATATCCATACCGCCTCGCCGGGGCCGACCTCGCCGGGAAAGGGCTGGCCCGCCGGAGCCTCTCCGATCACCCGCAAGCGCACCGGGGTTTCCGGGGTAGCGGTGAGGGTGTCCTGGGCTCGAGCCGCGTACCCATCCAAGGAGGTATCGTCCTGGTCGGGATGGTCAACCTTGGCGGCGAGGTCTTGCGCCAGGATGCGCCCGTGGGCCTGGGACAAGGGAAGCTCCTCGGTTTTGCAGAAAGACGGGGCCTGCTCGAGGATGACCTCGAGCGCTTCTTCCACCGTGAGGTCGTGCCGCATGGGTTCATATTAGGCCTTTGCGGGCAGGAAACGCTGGAGGATGGACATACAATCAAGGGGTGAGCCTTAGACTCTCCGACATCCAAGCCGCCCGGAGACGACTCGCCGGGCTGATCCACGAAACCCCCCTTCTCCACGACGCCGCGCTCTCGCATGAGCTGGGGGTACCCGTCTATGCCAAGGCCGAAAACTTACAAAAAGCCGGCTCCTTCAAAGTGCGCGGGGCCTACAACAAGATCAGCCAGCTCTCGCCCGAGGAAAAAGCTCGAGGGGTCGTTGCTCCCTCGGCGGGAAACCACGCCCAGGGGGTGGCCCTTGCCGCCAAGATGCACGGGGTCAAGGCGACCCTCGTGATGCCGACCTTCGCTCCCCTCACCAAGGTGATGGCCACCAAGGGCTACGGGGCCGAGGTGGTGCTCGAGGGCCACTCCTTCGACGACGCCGCGGCCATCGCCCAAAAGCTACAGCAGAGCAAAGGCTACGTCCCGGTGCACGCCTTCAACGACTACCTGATCATGGCCGGGCAGGGCACCATCGGCCTCGAGATCCTCGAGGCTTTGCCCGAGGTCTCGGTGCTGGTGGTTCCCATCGGCGGGGGCGGGCTCATCGCGGGGATCGCCACCGCGGCCAAGGCCCTCAAGCCGGAGGTACGGGTGGTGGGGGTGCAAGCGGCGGGCTGTGCAGCGGTGAAGCCGAGCCTCGAGGCCGGACATCCGATCGCGGTACCCGTGGCCCAGACCATTGCCGACGGGATCGCGGTCAAACGTCCCGGCGACCTCACCCTGCCCATCATCCGCGAGCGGGTAGACGAGGTGGTGGAGGTGACCGACGACGAGATCGCCCGGGGCATCGTCCACTGCGTGCAGAAGAACAAGCTGGTGGTCGAAGGGGCTGGAGCGGCGGGAGTGGCCGCCTTGCTCGCCGGGAAGATAGCGTTGAAGCCCACCGATACGGTCTGCACCGTGCTGTGCGGCGGGAATATCGACGGAAACCTGCTGGCCAGGGTCATCGAGCAGGTGCTGGTGCGCCAAGGCCGCTACATCCTGCTCAAGCTCGCCGTGGTAGACCGCCCCGGAGCCCTAGCTGCGGTGGTCGAGAAGGTAGCCGAAGCCGGGGCTAACATCATCGACATCTTTCACCGCCGGGCTTTGTGGTTGGCCCCCCTGGGCAAGGTAGGGGTGGAGCTGGTGCTGGAGGTGCGCGACGAGGCCCACGGGCTCGAGGTGGTGGAGCTGTTGCGCAAAGCCGGATATTCGGTAGAGCGGGAAGGGCCGTTTGCCTGGCCGGAGTGATATGAACCCCGTCCGAGGGGTTTGTTTCGCCGACCGTAGGGCGTAGTAGCGTTCCGCCAAGGGCAAGCGGAAAGCAATCCGCTGTAACCGAGGGGCCAACTTGGGGCGGCAACGCCGCGAAACCCGTTCGTCAACGGGCTCGCTAGGCGAACCGCTTTCAGCGGTGATTGAGCCGGTGCCGCAGGGCGTCCAAGCGCTCCAGCTGCTCGAGCCAAACCTCCGGCCCGCCCCGTCCTCCGGTAGAGTTTTTCCCCTGGTACTCCAGGGTCAGCATCTTGAGCCGGGGGGTGCGGCGCACTGCCCACTCGAGCAGTTCGTAGTCAGGCCCGCTCAACGCCTGGTGGCGATCGCGCAACCCCCGCTCCTCCAGGCGCGGCCCCGAGACGTGGATTTCAACCGCCTGCTCGAGCGGCATCCGCTCCAGGTACGCCCCTATCTCCTCGCCCCGGTGGTAGGCGGCCACCCGGGCGTGGGCTAGGTCGAGCAGCAATGCGGCCCCGGTGGCCTCCAAGACCTCTCGGATGTACTCGGGGTCGCTGAGGTAGCGGGGGCGTTTCCCCCAGGGCACGAAAGGGAGGTTCTCCAGCAGCACCTCGAGCCCGGTGAGCCGCCGGAGCTCCTCCACGCTCTGGCGCATCCGCAACAGCAGGCCCTGAGGGGACAGCTCGCCGTCTTGGCGGGGGTCGTAGCCGATATGCGCAGAGAGGTAGGGGGTATCGCTCAAGAGGGCAAGCTCTTGCAGCAGAGCGGGCTCGGGAACCTGGGCCATGCTCACCGAGTAGCCGGGCGGACCCCAGCCGTGTAGCAGCACCGGGCGATGGGCCCGCGCGGCTCGCACCTCGGCCCTGGAGTTCGGCGAGAGCGGACACTTGAGGTAATCCAGGGGCACCACCGGGCGTTTGAGTAGCTCCAGCAGTTCCGCAAGGGCGTTGGCGGCGAGCTGCACCACCCCTCTAAGGTGCGCCAGGGTGCGCCCCGATATAGGGTTTGGGCTCACCGTTGCTAGCGGAAGCGGGCCAGCAGGTTCCGCGCGATGATGACCTTGAGCACCTCGGTGGTCCCCTCGCCGATGCGCATCAGCCGGGCGTCGCGCCAGTAACGCTCGACCGGGTACTCCTTGATGTAGCCGTAACCACCCAGGATCTGGATGGCCTCGTCGCAGGCCCGCACCGCCACCTCGGAGGCGAACATCTTGGCCTGGGCGGCCTCGCCGGAGAAGGGTCGGCCAGCGTCTTTGAGCTCGGCAGCCCGCAGGTAGAGGAGCCGGGCCGCTTCCAAGTTGGTGGCCATCTCGGCCAGCTTGAAGGAGACCCCCTGGAACTCGGCGATGGGCTTGCCGAATTGTTCCCGCTCGAGGGCGTACTTGGCGGCGAACTCGAGCGCGGCCCGGCCCAGCCCCACCGAGAGCGCGGCGATCCCGATCCGCCCCCCATCGAGAACCCTCAGCACATCGTAGAAGCCTTTGCCCCGCACCCCCAGCAAGGCGTCTTTCTCTAGGTGTAGCTCCTCGAAAAGCAGTTGCGCGGTGTCGGAGGAGTGCAGGCCCAGCTTCTCTTCCTTGCGGCCTATGCGCAAGCCCTCCACCGGGCCGTAGAAGACGAAGGCCGAAAGCCCCAGGTGTTTCTTATCCTCGCTGGGGGCAGGGTCGGTGCGGGCATTGATTACGTAGACCCCAGCCACCGAGCCCTGGGTGATGAACTGCTTGGAACCGTTCAGGACGAAGCCCTCCGGGGTCTCCCGGGCTCGAGTGCGCATCGCCGCAGCGTCCGAACCGCTGCCGGGCTCGGTGAGGCCCCAGGCCCCCAGCATCTCGGCGGTGGCCAGTTTGGGTAGGTACTCGCGCTTTTGCGCTTCGTTTCCGGCGATCAGGATGTGTCCGGTGCACAGCGAGTTATGCGAGGCCACGGTCAGGCCCAACGAACCGTCCACGCTGCCGATCTCCTCGAGCATTCGGGCGAACACTCGGGTAGAGAGTCCGGCCCCCCCGTACTCCTCGGGCACGTTGGCCCCCATCACGCCGAGTTCCCCTAGCTTTTTTACGATCGCCCAAGGGAACTCCCCCGTCCGGTCGCGCTCGGCAGCCCCTGGAGCCACCTCGGCCTTAAGAAAGTCGCTCAGCGCCCCCAGGATCTGCCGTTCTTCGGCGTCTAGCTCCCACCACAGCTCGCGGCTTTTTTCGGTCAACATGAAATTAATATAACACTTTCTCGTTGGTAAATTGTAAAAACGTCATATGATCAGACGCACCCTCGGACTGCCGTATAATCGCGGAGATGGCGTTGCTGGACGGGAAATACACCGCGACGGAAGATTTGGGCACCCAAGGGTTCCTGCGCACCTACCGGGTGCGGGCGGGGGAGCTCCAGGGTACCTTGTATTGGTTCGAGGTTCATACCCCCGAAGCGAGAAGCGCCTTTCACCGTTACCGCAACGCCCTCAAACGCCTCGAGGCCCTGGGCGCCACCCCGAGCGCCCTGGAAATATCCGCCAAACCGGGTCGCTACTACGTGTTCTGGCCAGATCTCGCGGCCCCCTCACCGGGGCGCCTTCCCAAACGCACCCGGCTCGGCCCTTGGCTCGAGGCCCTCTCCCCTTTCGGCTACAGCGAAAGGGATTTCCAGCTGGGTGAACAAGACGGCAAGCCGGTGCTGGCCGACCTCAACCCGCTGGCGGGGCTGGCCGGTGGTAGCAAAGCCAGCCCCACCCGGTCCGAGGCTCCTGGCGGACGGGCGGTTACCCCCGCGCCTGCGCCCGGCAGCGATGCGGCCCGAGTCCGCTCGTCGCGCCACTACCGCTTCAACTGGCCGGCCTGGGTTCCGGGGCTGGTGCTGATGTTCTTGGGTGGGCTGGCGCTATTTCTGGGGGCCGAGCGCTACCTGAACCCACCCCAATACATCCTGCCCGATCTGCACGGCAAAACCCCCCGCCAGGCGGTGGAGGCGGTGCGGGGGATGGGGCTGAGGGTAGAGTTCGTAGAGGGCAGCGACCAGAGCCAACCCAAGGAGACCATCCTCGAGCAAAGCCCCGAGGCGGGCAGCATCGTCAAGCCGGGGCGCCGGCTCGAGCTAGTCCTCAACCGCCCCAAGCTAGGTAGCGTCCCCACCCTGGTAGGCCGCCCGCTCGAGGACGCCCAGCGGGCCCTGGAGACCGCCGGTTACGTGGTGGGGCCGATAAGCCGGGTCTCCGCCGAAGCCACCGCCGGGACCGTGCTGGCCAGCCTGCCCGCCCCCGGTACCGAGCTGCGCCAGGGGGAGAGCGTCCGGCTGTTGGTTTCCACCGGGCCCCGGTCATCCCTCGACACCATCCTGCCCGACCTCACCGGGCTCACCCTGGAGGACGCCCAGTACCTGCTCAACATCGCCGAGCTGAAGCCCCAGGTGTCCCGGGTGGCCTCGGGTGCGCCGGAGGGTCAGGTGCTCGCCCAGCAGCCCAACCCCGGTACGCTGATGAACAAGAATGCCGTGGTGCGGCTAACCGTGGCGGCCCAGCCCGCCGTTTCCCTCCCGCAAAACTCTCCCTTCGCTCCCTCCTCCCGCCCCGAGCCCCAGGCCGAGGTGCGCAACGTCCCCCTCAGCGTTACCCTGCCTTCGGACCAGGAAGGCGCTCAGGTCCGGCTCACCGTGGACGACGCCAACCCGCCGACACGGGTTCTCTACGAAGGTCCCCTTCCCCCCGGCGGGCGGATCGAGGTGGCGGGAGGGGTCCCGGTACAGGGCAACGCTACCTTCCGGCTGTACGTCAACGGCGAACTCTACCAGGAGTGGACCAACCCATAAACCTTGACGCGACCCTCCGCCGTCTAATAGCATCGAGGTGATCGGCTAGGGGTGCCCCCGCGGGGGCTGAGAACAGGGCGAGCCCTGTAACCCTTGGAACCTGATCCGGTTAGTACCGGCGGAGGGAAGCCCGTGAAAGTATCCCCACAACCCTACCCATACCCTTTCCTCCTGGCCCCTGGCCGGTCCGGGAGGTGATTTTCTGTTAGGCAAGCTGTACTTGGTGGCCAGCCCCCGGCCTGGCCAGCCGCAAGCGGAGCTGCTGAACCGCCTCGAGGCCGCCCTGGAGGGCGGGGTCGAGCTGCTGCAGCTGCGGGCCAAGGACCTTGAGGCGGGTGTTTCGCTGCGCGAAAGCAGCGAGGCCCAAGCCATCCTCGAGCTCGGCGAGAAGCTGCGGGAGCTGTGCGGGCGTTATCGGGTGCCGCTGGTGATCAACGACCGCCCCGACCTGGCGGCCTTGCTGGAAGCCGACGGGGTGCACCTGGGGCAGGGGGACCTGAGCGTGGCCCAGGCCCGGCGCTTCTTCGCGGGCTGGATCGGCCGCAGCACCCACGAACCCGCACAGGCCCTGCGCGAGCAGGCCGCGCTCGAGGGGGGCGAGGGCTACCTTTCGGTGGGGCCGGTCTGGGAGACCCCCACCAAGCCCGGACGGCCCGCGACGGGGCTGGATTATGTGCGTTGGGCAGCGCATAACCTTCGGGTTCCCTGGTTCGCCATCGGGGGCATCGACGAGCACACCCTGCCCAAGGTGCTGGAGGCCGGGGCCCGCCGGGTGGCGGTGGTGCGGGCCATCCTGGACGCTCCGGACCCCGAGGGGGCGGCCAAGCGCCTGCGGAGGTGGCTGGATGGTGTGGATTAACGGCAAGGCCGTGGAGGCCGAGGGGAAGAGCCTGGGCGAGGTGGTCGAGGCGGTGTGCCGCCAGCGGGGGATAAGCCCCGAGGCGGTCGCGGTGATGCTCAACGACGAGGTCTGGGTCAAAGGCCGCTGGCCGGATCGCCCCCTGGTGGCGGGGGACGTGGTGGAGGTCGTGGCCATGATGCAGGGAGGCTAGCCGTGAGCGAGCTGGTGATCGCCGGGCAGCGCCTGAGAAGCCGCCTGTTCGTGGGCACGGGCAAGTACCGCGACTTCGCGCTGATGCGGGAGGCGCTCGAGGCCTCCGGGGCCGAGGTGGTGACCGTCTCCGTCCGGCGCGTCGAGGCGGGGGCGGCGGGGCATTCGGGCCTGCTGGAGGCGCTGGAGGGGGGGCGCTACCGGCTCTTGCCCAACACCGCTGGAGCCCGCACGGCCCTCGAGGCCCTGCGCCTGGCCCGGCTGGGGCGGGCCATCACGGGGAGCGACTGGGTCAAGCTGGAGGTCATCCCCGACCCCGACTACCTGCTGCCCGACCCCCTCGAGACCTACCGCGCCGCCGAAGCCCTGGTGCAGGAGGGCTTCAGGGTGCTGCCCTACATCGCCCCCGATCCAGTGCTGGCCCAGCGGCTGGCCCGGCTGGGCTGCGCCACCGTGATGCCCCTGGCGGCCCCCATCGGCTCGGGGCAGGGCCTCAGGAACCGGGCCATGCTAGAAATTTTCGCACGGCAGCGCGCCCAGTTGCCGCCCGTGGTGGTGGACGCCGGGCTGCGCTGGCCCTCGGAGGCCGCCGGGGCGATGGAGCTGGGGGCCGACGCGGTACTGGTCAACACCGCCATCGCCGAGGCCCAGGACCCCGTGGCCATGGCCGCGGCCTTCGGCCAGGCGGTCGAGGCGGGACGCAAGGCTTACGAGGCCGGCCCCATGCCCCAGCGCGCCTTCGCCAGCCCCTCCAGCTCGACCCAGGGCGTGCCCCTGCCCCAGCCGGAGGAGCCTCTATGAGCGAGGTCGTGGTGGTGGGGGGCGGCCTCATCGGCAGCCTCATCGCTTACCGGCTAGGCCAGGCGGGGCTCGAGGTCACCCTGCTGGAGGCGGGCAAGGCCGGGCAGGCTACCCGGGCCTCGGCGGGCATGCTGGCCCCCCACGCCGAGGGCCTTAGCGGGGAGCTGCTGGAGTGGGCCCGGGAAGGGCTCGAGGGCTACCCCGAACTCGCCCGCGAGCTCGAGGCCGCCAGCGGGATCGAGGTGCCCGTGGTCCTGAGTGGCGTCTGGAGCGGGGTTCGCTCCCCGCTCCGGGGCTGGGAGGCCCTGCGGGGCCTCGAGCCCCACCCCGGCGGCTACCTCGACCCGGTGCGGCTGCTGGCCGCCGTGCAGAAAGCCTTCGTGAGCCTGGGCGGCACCATATGCAGGGAAGAGGCCCTGCACCTCGAGCCCGGCTGGGTGTACACCGCTGCCCAGTACACGGACACCGCCCGTCCCGAGAGGGGATCGTCCGCCTGGTGTACGGGTGCAACCCGTCCTGCGCCACGCCAAGGCGCGGCGTGGGGATCGTCCACCCGGCGCATCGCGGCCCGCCAGATCGTCATCGCCAGCGGGGCCTGGTCGGGCCGCTTCGGCCTGGAGGTGCGCCCGCTCAAGGGGGAGGCCCTGCTGCTGGCCGCCCCGCCGCCCTCCGGCCCGGTGTTCGCGGGGGCGGGCTACGCCTTGCCGCGCGGGGCGCAGGTCTATTTGGGGGCCACCCAGCGCAAGGGCTGGCCGCCGGGCGTGGAGGCGGAGGGACTGCGCTGGCTGCAACACTACCGCGACACCCACTTCCCCCACCTTCGCGGCGCCGCGGTCCTCGAGCGCCGCTGGGGTTACCGCCCGGCGGGCCCCCTCACGGTGGGGCAGCTCGAGCCGGGCATCCTGGCCGCCACCGGGCACGGGCGCAACGGCATCCTGCTGGCCCCGGCCACCGCCCGCCGCATCCGCGAACTGGTGTTGAAGTCCTGGAAGACACGCCGATAAAAAGGAGCCAACATGACCCAACTGGAAGCCGCCCGCAAGGGCATCGTCACCGAAGCCATGGCCTACGTGGCCGAGCAGGAGGGGCTCGAGCCCCAGTTCGTGCGGGAGCAGGTGGCCGCGGGGCGGGTGGTCATCCCCGCCAACCCCAACCACCGCACCCTGACCCACTTCACCGCCATCGGCGAGGGGATGCGGGTCAAGGTCAACGCCAACCTGGGCACCTCCTACGACTTCGCCGACCCCGAACAGGAGGTGCGGAAGGTCCAGGTGGCCATCGAAGCGAGCGCGGACACCGTGATGGACCTCTCCACCGGGGGCGACCTGGAGCGCATCCGCCAGATGACCCTAAAGGCCAGCACCGTCCCGCTGGGCACGGTACCCATCTACGAGGCCGAATTCCAGGCCGCCCGACGCAAGAGCGTCTTCGACATGACCGCCGACGAGCTGCTGGAGGTCATCGAGCGGCATGGCCGCTCGGGGGTCGATTACATCACCGTGCACGCCGGGGTGACCCAGGAGAGCCTGCGCCGCTACCGCAACGGCTCGAGGGTCACCGGCATCGTCTCGCGGGGGAGCGGGATGCTGGCGGCCTGGATGCTGCGCAACGAGCAGGAAAACCCGCTGTGGGAACGCTTCGACGACGTGCTCGAGATCGCCCGTAGCTACGACATGACCCTCTCGCTGGGCGACGGGCTGCGTCCGGGCTCTCTGGCCGACGCGACCGACCGCGCCCAGATCCAGGAACTGCTGCTGGTGGGCGAGCTGGTCGAGCGCGCGCGCCGGGCCGGGGTACAGGCCATGGTCGAGGGGCCAGGGCACATCTCGCTGAACGAGATCCAGGCCAACGTGCAGTTGCAGAAGAAGCTCACCGGCCACGCGCCCTTCTACATCCTGGGCATGCTCCCCATCGATACCGGGGCGGGGTTCGACCACATCGCGGGGGCCATCGGCGGGGCGGTCGCGGGCTGGCACGGGGCCGACCTGCTGTGCTACCTCACCCCGGCCGAGCACCTGGCCCTGCCCACGCCCGAGCAGGTGCGCGAGGGGGTGATCGCCTTCAAACTCGCCGCCCACGTCGCCGACGTGGCCCGGGGCCACCCCGCCGCCCTCCTCCGCAACCGCCAGATGAGCCAGGCCCGCTACGCCCTCGACTGGGAGCGCCAGTTCGAGCTGTGCCTGTTCCCCCAGGAAGCCCGCAGGCTCTACCAAACCCGCGCCACCCGGACCAAGGCCTGCAGCATGTGCGGCCCCTTCTGCCCGATGAACCTGGTCGAGGCCGTGCTGCGCGGCCAGGCCCGCCTGAGCGACTACCCGGCTTTCGCCGCGAAAACGCCCCTCGAGCCCGCCTGAACCCCGGTGGACGATCCCCTCTCGGGACGGGCGGTGCCCGTACACCAGGAGGCCCCGATGCCCTTTCCCATCGCCCTCACCATCGCCGGCAGCGACCCCAGCGGCGGCGCCGGCCTCCAGGCCGACCTCAAGACCTTCCACCGCTTCGGGGTCTACGGCATGGGCGTGGTCAGCCTGCTGACGGTGCAGAACACCCTGGGGGTGCAGGAGGTGGTGCCCCTCGAGCCCGCCCTGGTCGCACGCCAGCTAGAAGCCGTGCTGCACGACCCCGGAGCCCACGCCCTCAAGACCGGGGCTTTGGGGGATGCGGCAATTGTGCACAGCATCGCCCCGCTACTGGCCCAAGCGGCTTTGCCGCTGGTGGTGGACCCCGTGTTGGTCGCCAAAAGCGGCGATTCCCTGCTATCGGCACAAGCCCTCGAGGCCCTCAAGGCCGACCTGCTCCCCCTGGCCACGCTGCTGACCCCCAACCGGCTCGAGGCCCAGGCCCTGCTGGGCCAGCCCATACGCGACCTGGCTGACGCCCGCGAAGCCGCCCAATTGCTGGGGAGCCTGGGACCGCGGGCCGTGCTGCTCAAGGGCGGCCACCTCCCCGCAGAGGAGGCCACCGACGTGCTGTGGGACGGCCAGGCGCTGCACCTCTTCCCCGCCCGCAAAATCCCCTCGGCCCATACCCACGGGACCGGCTGCACCCTCTCGGCGGCGATCACCGCGCTGCTGGCCAAGGGGATCCCGCTCTACGAAGCGGTCGCTCGAGCCAAGCGCTACGTGAGCCAGGCCATCACGACGGCCCCAGGCATCGGGCGGGGCATCGGGCCGCTCAACCACTGGGCGGAGGCGGATGGCTGAGGGAGGGTCGTACGTCGTACGCTATACGCCAAACGCAAGACGCCGAACGCCGAACGCCAAACGCCAAACGCAAGACGCAAGATGCCCTTTGTTTGCCCCCCTTAGCAAGGGGGGCTGGGGGGGATAAACCCTCCCCGCGCGCGGGGAGGGACGGGGAGGGGCAAACCACATGCCACTAGCCACGAGCCACAGGCCACGAGTCGTTCTTATACCAGATTCGGTTGGTTCGCCACCGAACGGTGGCGAACCAACCCGACCGAAGGGATACGCTTTCTTCGCCGACCGTCAGGGAGGGGTGTGCTCTGGATTCAAAAAGATAGCCTCCGGGGCTCTTCGGATCGGATGATTATCTTTTTGAATCCGGTATTAGCTGCCAGCGACTTCTGCGAGGAGTCCGACCACCTGTGCCAGGATGGCTTCCGCGACTTCGCTCTTCGTCATGAGCGGCAGGGGCTCGACCACCCCGCCCGGTAGCAGCAGGAGGACGCGGTTGGTGTCCACGGCGAAGCCGGCGTCAGGGGCGCTGATGTCGTTGGCGACGATCATGGAGAGCCCCTTGCGCTCGAGCTTGTCCTGGGCGTTTTCCAGCAGCCGCTCGCTCTCGGCGGCGAAACCCACCACCACCGCCGGGCGGCCCACCCGCCGGCGCTGCTCGGCCACGGCCAGCAGGATGTCCGGGGTGTGCTCGAGCTCGATCTGGGGCAAAGCCCCCTTCTTGATCTTGTGGGCCTGGACCTGGCGGGGGCGGAAGTCGGCCACCGCGGCGGCCATGATCAACACGTCGGCTCCGTGCGAGAGCTCCAGGACGGCCTCGGCCATCTGGGCGGCGGTCTCTACATCGGTGCGCTCGGCCCCGGTGGGGGTGGGTAGGGCAGCAGCGGTGGCCCCCACCACCAGGCTGACCCTGGCCCCCAGGTCCAGCGCGGCCTGGGCCAGGGCGAAGCCCTGCTTGCCCGAGGAGCGGTTGCTGAGGTAGCGCACCGGGTCGAGGGGCTCCTGGGTGCCGCCCGCGCTCACCACCACGTGCTTGCCGGCCAGGGGACCATTCCGGCTCAGGGCCAAGCGGAGGTGCCCCAGGATCTCGGCGGGCTCGAGCATCCGCCCCAGCCCCACCAGGCCCGAAGCCATGCGGCCTCTGGCCGGGCCCAGGACCTGCACGCCTCGCTGGCGCAGGGTCTCGAGGTTGGCCTGGGTGGCGGGGTGCTCGAACATGCCCCCGTCCATGGCGGGAACCACCAGCACCGGGCAGCGCGCGGCCAGGGCGGTCAGGGTGAGCAGGTTGTCGGCCTGGCCGGTGGCCAGCTTGGCCAGGGTGTTGGCGCTGCAAGGGGCGATCACCAGCAAATCGGCTCCCTCGCCCAGGCCGACGTGGAGCACGTGGGCCTCGCCCTCCCACAGGCTGGTGTGGGCCTTGCGCCCGGTGAGGGAGGCGAAGGTGAGCGGCGTGACGAAGCGCTCGGCCCCCTCAC
This portion of the Meiothermus sp. Pnk-1 genome encodes:
- a CDS encoding thiazole synthase gives rise to the protein MSELVIAGQRLRSRLFVGTGKYRDFALMREALEASGAEVVTVSVRRVEAGAAGHSGLLEALEGGRYRLLPNTAGARTALEALRLARLGRAITGSDWVKLEVIPDPDYLLPDPLETYRAAEALVQEGFRVLPYIAPDPVLAQRLARLGCATVMPLAAPIGSGQGLRNRAMLEIFARQRAQLPPVVVDAGLRWPSEAAGAMELGADAVLVNTAIAEAQDPVAMAAAFGQAVEAGRKAYEAGPMPQRAFASPSSSTQGVPLPQPEEPL
- a CDS encoding FAD-dependent oxidoreductase, with translation MSEVVVVGGGLIGSLIAYRLGQAGLEVTLLEAGKAGQATRASAGMLAPHAEGLSGELLEWAREGLEGYPELARELEAASGIEVPVVLSGVWSGVRSPLRGWEALRGLEPHPGGYLDPVRLLAAVQKAFVSLGGTICREEALHLEPGWVYTAAQYTDTARPERGSSAWCTGATRPAPRQGAAWGSSTRRIAARQIVIASGAWSGRFGLEVRPLKGEALLLAAPPPSGPVFAGAGYALPRGAQVYLGATQRKGWPPGVEAEGLRWLQHYRDTHFPHLRGAAVLERRWGYRPAGPLTVGQLEPGILAATGHGRNGILLAPATARRIRELVLKSWKTRR
- the thiC gene encoding phosphomethylpyrimidine synthase ThiC → MTQLEAARKGIVTEAMAYVAEQEGLEPQFVREQVAAGRVVIPANPNHRTLTHFTAIGEGMRVKVNANLGTSYDFADPEQEVRKVQVAIEASADTVMDLSTGGDLERIRQMTLKASTVPLGTVPIYEAEFQAARRKSVFDMTADELLEVIERHGRSGVDYITVHAGVTQESLRRYRNGSRVTGIVSRGSGMLAAWMLRNEQENPLWERFDDVLEIARSYDMTLSLGDGLRPGSLADATDRAQIQELLLVGELVERARRAGVQAMVEGPGHISLNEIQANVQLQKKLTGHAPFYILGMLPIDTGAGFDHIAGAIGGAVAGWHGADLLCYLTPAEHLALPTPEQVREGVIAFKLAAHVADVARGHPAALLRNRQMSQARYALDWERQFELCLFPQEARRLYQTRATRTKACSMCGPFCPMNLVEAVLRGQARLSDYPAFAAKTPLEPA
- the thiD gene encoding bifunctional hydroxymethylpyrimidine kinase/phosphomethylpyrimidine kinase, producing MPFPIALTIAGSDPSGGAGLQADLKTFHRFGVYGMGVVSLLTVQNTLGVQEVVPLEPALVARQLEAVLHDPGAHALKTGALGDAAIVHSIAPLLAQAALPLVVDPVLVAKSGDSLLSAQALEALKADLLPLATLLTPNRLEAQALLGQPIRDLADAREAAQLLGSLGPRAVLLKGGHLPAEEATDVLWDGQALHLFPARKIPSAHTHGTGCTLSAAITALLAKGIPLYEAVARAKRYVSQAITTAPGIGRGIGPLNHWAEADG
- the coaBC gene encoding bifunctional phosphopantothenoylcysteine decarboxylase/phosphopantothenate--cysteine ligase CoaBC, with product MNPLEGKRIVLGVSGSVAAYKAADLASKLTQAGASVDVVLSEGAERFVTPLTFASLTGRKAHTSLWEGEAHVLHVGLGEGADLLVIAPCSANTLAKLATGQADNLLTLTALAARCPVLVVPAMDGGMFEHPATQANLETLRQRGVQVLGPARGRMASGLVGLGRMLEPAEILGHLRLALSRNGPLAGKHVVVSAGGTQEPLDPVRYLSNRSSGKQGFALAQAALDLGARVSLVVGATAAALPTPTGAERTDVETAAQMAEAVLELSHGADVLIMAAAVADFRPRQVQAHKIKKGALPQIELEHTPDILLAVAEQRRRVGRPAVVVGFAAESERLLENAQDKLERKGLSMIVANDISAPDAGFAVDTNRVLLLLPGGVVEPLPLMTKSEVAEAILAQVVGLLAEVAGS